Proteins from one Stegostoma tigrinum isolate sSteTig4 chromosome 17, sSteTig4.hap1, whole genome shotgun sequence genomic window:
- the fibinb gene encoding fin bud initiation factor, whose translation MGKEKVYVSKRVAASARRVDLKMLTLRVFYASLLCSLTQGYFTGPLHPEMSNGTFHHYFVPDGDYEENDDPEKCQMLFRVSDERRCGMEADLQTFLKQEMLTIQRQVEDAARVLDGVGRSIAHDLDGEDSYGNYLRRETSQIGEAFSHSDRSLVELELKFRQSQESELGEVNKINDEVLHMLYHTRQILRETLEISSGLSDKHELLTLIVRSHGTRLSRLKNDFMKS comes from the coding sequence ATGGGGAAAGAAAAAGTCTATGTTTCCAAAAGAGTGGCTGCTTCTGCCCGGCGAGTTGATTTGAAGATGTTGACTCTGCGAGTATTCTACGCCAGTCTGCTGTGTTCCCTAACTCAGGGCTACTTCACAGGGCCCTTGCACCCGGAGATGTCCAATGGCACTTTTCACCATTACTTCGTGCCGGACGGTGACTACGAAGAGAACGACGACCCCGAAAAGTGCCAGATGCTTTTCCGCGTCTCGGACGAGCGACGTTGCGGGATGGAAGCCGACCTGCAGACCTTCCTAAAGCAGGAGATGCTCACCATCCAGCGGCAAGTGGAGGACGCGGCCAGGGTGCTGGACGGAGTCGGCAGAAGCATCGCCCATGACCTGGACGGCGAGGACAGCTACGGCAATTACCTGCGCCGGGAGACCAGCCAGATCGGGGAGGCGTTCTCGCACTCGGACCGCTCTCTGGTCGAGCTGGAGCTGAAGTTCCGCCAGAGCCAAGAAAGCGAGCTGGGGGAAGTGAACAAGATCAACGACGAGGTGCTGCACATGTTGTACCACACCAGGCAGATCCTGAGGGAGACGCTGGAGATCTCGTCGGGTTTGAGCGATAAGCACGAACTCCTTACCCTGATCGTCAGAAGTCACGGTACAAGGCTCAGCAGACTGAAGAACGATTTCATGAAGAGCTGA